In Cicer arietinum cultivar CDC Frontier isolate Library 1 chromosome 7, Cicar.CDCFrontier_v2.0, whole genome shotgun sequence, the genomic window tttttctgcCAACGGATAAAGTTTCCTCCATCGAATTTCTCcaacttcacaaaattagaAGTCATTTCTTTGTGTGATGCAGccattgattgaaaataaaatcgaacctaaagattgTTGAAACTGTATTGGTCACAattgctgcaagactttaatagtgaagttgtggatgaagattatatgtagaaAATTCCAAAGCATGTTGTTACAGtagcctttaggttcgattcacccccaccaattggatgcaaatgagataatCAGTTAATCCCTTTCAGGGTACTTTGgaaaaccttgatatgatttgcagTATCACACCAAGagtatctttcaatagtatgttacaacATAATGTTTCATATTCTTCACTCATGCATTAGAGAAGAATAAGATGACTTAAAATATAAGAATGGGTGAAAAAAGTGGATGGCAATCTCCAAATTTTCGTGTTTTTATTCTATCCAAAGTGacactatttatagaaaaataatgtcacttgagAAAGAGGTACAACTCTTGATTCTTCCTTCTGATTTGCAAATGGCTATAATCATATAACGTGTGTCTGACCCGTGTTTGAGTTCGTCCAGTGTGCCTTTTCATTTTATTCAACATTTGCaccttttcaaaatataatttatgcaaAAAGAAAGCACACACACATGGATAGAACTCAGGACATAAACATTTCACATCTAGAACACAACCACTAAATCATGTCAAATAAAACcaattatacatacatatactcaccaatattttggaaatttctCACATGTGTTGTTGTGGTTTTAAACAGagttgttttcataaataaattcacaGCCTTCTTAGGGAATTAGTCAACGGCTTCATGGTGCGCTCAAAAGAAATTCCTTGGGCATAAGTGGGGAGTCTATCTTTAGGGACTTAGAACATCCCAGAGGAAAGCCCACACCTCAACTAGAGGTTGCGCAGCCTGGGCAAGTTCCCGATGGGTATGAAATACAGGGATTCAGTGTTCAAGAACACCCTCACAGCCTTCATATCTTTTGTAAAAATAGCTTTCAGGCCAATACTCTTTCTCTCATTGagtatatttttgtgtgtgctaacttttttatttatagctCGGTGATGTTGTGGTTTTTGTATTGTTGATCtgacctttttttttaaaaactacatTATGTGAAAATTGGTTTTTAATGTTAAACTTTCATGGATTATGGAATAATTACACAACAACTATTTAACATTGGTTGCAAGATTTGTATACCATTGATAAATGGTGATtgctttatgtttttaaaatattttctactaGAATGTCTTAAATATATGTGCTATTATTATTGATAGCAAGTTGGTATTTTAGGTTTCAATTTAACTACCCATATACTATCATCACAACTCCAAAAAAATTCTTTGATATTTTGTGCCGTTAAAATATGTCTCTGGTAATAATTTGTTTCTGAATATGTATGTACTTCTTATGGTGCATAACATTTTTCAGatatggtatatatatatatatatatataattggcTGCTGCAAATTATGCATTAAGAAATGattgttgttttttgttttaatgtattttcatttgttttagCAAGGTTTGGTTCATTGTGTGATTTGTCTTTGGTGAAAGAAAATCAACAAGGGAGAAGATTTCAACTCATTTTTCTAAAGGGATAGATGTAGATAGTTGAAACAAGAATGAGCATGTAGGATGTTGTGTTATTATAAAATTGCACTAGTATAATTTTGAACATGCATGTCTCTTGTATGTATATGTTTCTAACTAATAGATATTAGTCCCAACTAGTTACTTTAATTTACATAAATGTTAGGAAGCAAGTGTTAATAATTAGGTTTAGTAGTCATTGATGTTAACCTTTTGAATTATTGTTTGTTTTAGAATTGGTTGTTGCTTTGTTTTGAATACAATGGAGTCAAGTGTTAATAATTAGGCTATGCTTAATTGGTCAAATTTAGTAATTGAGTTTGATATGTATGGTTAAACGTTAGGTTTGTATTTATGAGTCATTTTAATTAAGAGGAATGGAGTGGGTTGTTGCTCTTATATGTAGtttgatatatgtatttttgCAGTTGCTATATATAATGGAGATGAATTGTTTATGTTATCGCAAGTGTTCCTATAATTTGGTATAAGATTGTATTTCTAATCCTAACTAGCATAACTTGTAAATTGACCTATTTGCCTTAGTGATTAGTGTGTTGAATATATttggatttatttttaatagaatcCTTATGTTTGTGTCTGCAATGTTTCactattattttgatttgatttggttAGTTTTAGTTAGCTAATTTTATTTAGTTCATTGTGTTAATGTCTTCATCTTCACTTAGTTGTATGGTTTTGTTTGGTTGAGAAGGTGCAAATGGTGTAGAGTCTTTAAGTGAAATCTCATTAGACTACTTACATTTTTCCGATGAATTCCAAAAGCATGCATCACTTTAAATATGGTGTGAAATGGATTTGGTATGTGATTAAAAGGTATTAAAGTGTTACTGCTTTGTAGAAAGACTATTCTAACTTTGTGTTCAATCATAACTATTCTAACTTGTCTTGTTTATGTGTTCCACCTATTGTGAGTTTTGTCTATTTGAAGAAACTTATCAATTGCTCGTCACACTATAACCTCTCATTTCatctattatttgttttttttttctttctcgaGTTGCTGCTTGTAAGGGGCTTTGATCATCTGAAGGCCTCTAATGCTAATTTCAAGTTGTTAGCAAGGACCAAAGAGACAAGGCATTCATGAATCATACAAAGTTTGATTGAGATACAAGGAACTGATAATGAAGACACATGAAATTCttataaatagtttataaattagagttgttgtCTCGTAGAAGTTATTAGTTTTGTACCTTATAGCCTATTGTGGAATAATTTGATGcttgaaataaaaatgaatacatacatgtatttgatttgaaaatttaaCATTTTGGTATACAATTAGTTTTGAaagtctttttttcttttatttaaatcttATCATAACTAATTTAATGTAAttgtttttgataaaattaatatttttcaatattaaaaataaattgtttaaaacTGTGGCCTAAAAGTAAAGCGAACATTAAGATTGATTGTAAAACATTGCCTAAATTTATATGCAACATGTATAAAAGTGTGACCCTAAAGAGTTGAGAATCTTTGCAGGTATGTTACCTAAGAATAGGCAACAATACTAAAAGTGTGGTTGTCTATTCTCTTATTTAAATTAATGGTTTTCATATTTTgtgagtaaaaataaaaaaccgtGGCATGTTAGAATAGGCAACGGCCGCATATACTATACCTAAAAATGTGTTGTCAAACCGTTGCTTAAAGTTTAGGCCAcgattttttaacttttttcacacttttttattgttgtctaaactaaaaataatgattGGCAAGTTTAAACTTGTCCatcattatttttgtaaattattaaaatataaatgacttaCACGAGAGAAAAAAGTTAAACGctaactttataaatattttaaaagataaaaaaaataacttcgTAAacattttaatagataaattattcaaataaaaaaataaaaaataaatgaccaaaatgttaaacATAAATCTGATAAAGGATATATAGTGTAATTTTACTTTCCTATTTCTTATAACTAAATTCTCAAGAAAGAAAACCAAAAGACAAACCCAATTACGTTTAACCAAATGCCTGCATTAAAGTGGTTAAGGATCTTCCGTTAATGTTGAATCgattaaaaatattgacttCCAACTCTAATCGAATAAGGGCGTTATAGGGTGGTTTGATTGTTTGGCCAGTTGAAGTGTGTAAGGAGATTATGaattcaacatatttttttaataaaattaacaattaattactaatattaactattaaaaaaaactttaattaaacaatttttttaatcaaaacttATGTACCTCTTATTGAAACATCGAGTACTTAGCAATGTTCAGTTTCCCTAAATTAAATTCATAGGATTAAGACGGCAGCAGGGCTTATCCTTTGAATATCGTATTCTTTAGATTtgtttttttctccaaaatcattaaaatttctTCATAATCtaaattcttaaaatttgtttttattttaaatcaaaacaAACTTATTTAATCTATCTTATGATACAGTAGATCACAAATTAGagtttaacatttttaatttagaaaagtTTCTTTCAACAGACATATTATACATCCATTAGAAAATCAATTAAATGTCCATAAAGAATTCaatataatattgttttattttgattcaacctttaaaatttctttaatgaatttttatttttttaatttatcaaataaagagaattatcatatttaaaatGTTTACAACGTTTTTAAACTACATAGGAATAGTTTTCCAAAATATTATGTAAACTATCTTGGACATGCAAAACAACTTTATGCAATTGTGCTGATTCATTTATGATGATAGTTTgtgaaattaacaatatatataNNNNNNNNNNNNNNNNNNNNNNNNNNNNNNNNNNNNNNNNNNNNNNNNNNNNNNNNNNNNNNNNNNNNNNNNNNNNNNNNNNNNNNNNNNNNNNNNNNNNNNNNNNNNNNNNNNNNNNNNNNNNNcttatttttttaaagatccGTAAGtgcttttaatataaaataaaattaaaaaatattttcattatttaatttataatatataatatttaaataaaaaataattttttaatactaCTCGAAAAATGAGCCGGTCGTCCATCCCAATCTTACCACCCACCACTTGAAGAGCAACCCAATTACTtttcacattttatttttgaatcatGTTCGATACATCCCTGTTATTGGcaaattatttattatgctaAACTTTATTTAGGATATATGtaactaacatataataaattcaCCCACTAGATTGTTTTATTTATGGTAATAGCTAATAAGTGGGGgaacatcacacataattttcttgatCAACCAAAGAGGTGATGATGCTTCTTTCCATGAGTTTCCTCATATTCTTTCTTATCTTCTTTCTTCTCATGATGTTCATGGATGGCTAATCCACCAGCTGCCACTGCAGCTGCCTCAGCAATCTTCTCCTCTATCTTGTGATGGTGGCCATGCTCTTCATCTTTATTTGCTTCATGCTTCTCATGCTATAGATATAATTAACATAGTCGAACAAAATCATCatcttatttaatatatttattacttttaaatgtaattcacaaaaaatattcaaaattaaaataaatagaaaacaaacaaaCCAACAATATGTTAATGGATTTCGTTGCCATGAATTAAATAATCAAGGTTTatgtaaaatatcaataatcaaAACTTTGGGGAAAAATAGATTAACTATACACATGATCATAGATATAACCTAAATAAAAAGTTCTTTAACGACCAATTTAGTGAATATTCTATTAATTGTTTAGcaaaattttattaagaaaaaattcTTTAGCAAAATCAGTCACAATTTTATGTAGTGTTGTTTAAAGAGACCATAATGGGGAGTAGTTTCAAAAATCGATCCCTAAATCAGTCTATGAataaagacaattttttttcaatctcTAAATTGGtcgataaataaaaaataagttggtaaattaaaatgcaattttttttatcatcaaacaACATAAATTATTGTGTAATATTTAGACCATatattaacataaaatatttatcgCCATAGaaatagttaatttaaaaaaaatcaaaccaaaaacaaaaaagtttacTATAATACCCTAAAAAAGTTCATAACATTGTTAGTGTAAGTTACCAAAGCAATAGCACCAGCAGCAGTTGCTCCAATTTTACCAAGCTGTTCCACATGTTTGTGGTGCTTCTCTTCCTTTTTGTAATCAACCTCAGTTTCAGCCGCATCGAATGAGGATTCGGAATCGGCAGCCTGCTCTTTGTGATGAAAGAGGTGGTGGTGGTGCTTCTCTTCAGCCATGGTGATTGTGGATGAAAAATAATCTCAAGTGAGTAGCTTAATTTCTAAGGAGGAGGTTGCGAGCAATATTCATTTATAGGTTGATAAAGAATGCACTGCCTTTGTCATATTTGGTAGGAAATCCTATAAAATTAACTAAGGACTTTAATTAGacaatttcttgataaaatttgtccttagcaatttaattttttcaaaatttaattttaatttcaactaaaatataaatagtttaATACGCATGCACTACCATAGTAAAATATCTTACACTGCACATTACAATCATTCATGTCAATTACTTTAAAGCAGATTACTATACAAGTCAAATATTTGTGAACATCATATtatatgattataattaaatatcaatataactaacaattttgatttaacatttttcaaaataaattttgccGTTAACAATataaacatttttcaaatttaagttaaaaaatatacaacttAACTGTTCAaactgaaatttaaaatatttggataaaatacatattattttttaaagccaaAAATTTGTGCGGAAGCAAAAGGAACACAATTAAgttgattaaatttaaacaaatatttgtttttagtaaaatataaagtGCAAAAACATCACATGATTAACTTGACATTTTAACTATGTTGGCACTCTAAGTTAATTATCTACCATTTGAAATACTctagattattattaaaaaaaaaaatacaaatgtgtGGATGCTAATACCAAAACCCAAAGAAATAAACCTAAGAGATACAAACTACTTTCTAATTAAAAACCTTATCAAGAAAACCTATTGCGATAAAACTATCATAAATGTATATTCAAGAAAACTAATCATGTTTCTATTAAAACCATTAGAAATATTAGAAGGAAAAGTGTTCTACCAATGATTGTTAATAATTTGAAGTCCCAAATTAGCAATCTTGTCGCACATTGATTACTTTCTCTAAAGATATGAGACATagtaaaactaattattttaaccttaagataaaacaacaaaaattaaaagagatgcATAGAGAAGAGGAACACAAAACtaatttatcatggttcaccaccaacaaaATAGCTACGTTCAATCCTTTTACCTTAAAGGATTTAATACACTAATCAACAAATTATTCACGCATCAACTGAACACCTACTAGTTAGACTGCCTGTGTTGAtgtcttctcaaccttctatcTTATTACAGTCAAATTTTTTAGGAAAGCAACCACTACTAAGCTAGGTTTCAAGGAAGtgtttaagagttttttttttaataacttggACAAGAGAAtgtgacttgtagggtcaagtggATAGTTTGCCTCTAACAAACCCTGGATCTCAAGTTGTATAGAGAAGCTTAACTTGTAGGATCAATGAGTGGTTTGCCGCAAAAAGTTGTAGGGTCAGGTGTTGCGTAATTCAAGgtttttgaattagtggataaatCCTTCTATGTGAGGGGAttgtgttggaaccaagttgatttttcacttataattttgatgttaacaaaagtatattttgttggaaccaagttaatcttatacttagagtttttatgataacaaaagtattttatgagaataatatatttgaccTCAAAGAGTATTAAGGAAGACatggtcaagatttgtagaagatttgatcaagatttatctacaacaaa contains:
- the LOC101504114 gene encoding abscisic stress-ripening protein 5-like gives rise to the protein MAEEKHHHHLFHHKEQAADSESSFDAAETEVDYKKEEKHHKHVEQLGKIGATAAGAIALHEKHEANKDEEHGHHHKIEEKIAEAAAVAAGGLAIHEHHEKKEDKKEYEETHGKKHHHLFG